Proteins from a genomic interval of Rhodococcoides fascians A25f:
- a CDS encoding MarR family winged helix-turn-helix transcriptional regulator: protein MPSDTELSIQAWEALFRSQVALMRRFTADDIWDPIGMREYDVLFTLSTSPNRRLRLHELNDEILLSQPSLSRMCDRLAALGYVAREPDPSDKRGTVICLTDTGADVQTNIGRKHAARIRRYVGDALNADELKTLRSLCTKLRLAQTDIREHT, encoded by the coding sequence TTGCCGTCTGACACCGAGTTGTCGATCCAGGCCTGGGAGGCGCTGTTTCGCTCCCAGGTCGCGCTGATGCGCCGGTTCACCGCAGACGACATCTGGGATCCGATCGGCATGCGTGAGTACGACGTGTTGTTCACCCTGAGTACCAGTCCGAACCGCCGACTCCGGTTGCACGAACTCAACGACGAGATCCTGCTCAGCCAACCGTCGCTCAGTCGGATGTGCGACCGCCTTGCAGCATTGGGTTACGTTGCCCGAGAACCTGATCCGTCGGACAAACGCGGGACGGTCATCTGCCTGACCGATACGGGAGCGGACGTGCAGACGAACATCGGACGGAAACACGCCGCCCGCATCAGGCGCTACGTCGGCGACGCTCTGAATGCCGACGAGCTGAAGACACTCCGAAGTCTGTGCACCAAGCTCAGACTCGCCCAGACCGACATCCGGGAGCACACATGA
- a CDS encoding pirin family protein: MIQVLTPREVPLGGPRAMKVRRTLPHKDRSLIGAWCFADHYGPERSRMDVAPHPHTGLQTVSWLFSGEIEHRDSVGSHAMVRPGELNLMTAGHGISHSEVSTPQTDILHGMQLWVALPAVSRFVAPTFEHYVPEPVTAPGLAARVFLGTVLGETSPVSTYTPLLGAEMVLDAGARVTLEVDPTFEHGIIVDRGSVTLADVDLGAAELGYVEPGEHELHLHNSMQEPVRFLLLGGPPFGEQIVMWWNFVGRSHEDVVEYRAAYEAENGQFGTVEGYPGPRLHAPELPNARMKPRG, translated from the coding sequence ATGATCCAGGTCCTCACCCCTCGTGAAGTTCCACTCGGCGGTCCCCGCGCCATGAAGGTTCGTCGCACCCTGCCCCACAAGGATCGATCCCTCATCGGCGCATGGTGTTTCGCCGATCACTACGGCCCGGAGCGCTCGCGCATGGATGTCGCACCGCACCCGCACACCGGACTGCAGACGGTCAGCTGGCTGTTCTCGGGCGAGATCGAGCACCGCGACAGTGTGGGTTCGCACGCCATGGTTCGGCCGGGCGAACTGAACCTGATGACGGCCGGGCATGGCATCAGTCACTCCGAGGTCTCCACCCCGCAGACCGACATCCTGCACGGCATGCAGTTGTGGGTCGCTCTTCCGGCCGTATCCCGTTTTGTGGCACCGACATTCGAGCACTACGTGCCGGAACCGGTCACTGCACCCGGACTCGCCGCCCGAGTGTTCCTCGGCACCGTGCTCGGCGAGACCTCACCGGTGTCGACGTACACCCCACTGCTCGGGGCAGAGATGGTGCTCGACGCCGGCGCGCGGGTCACTCTCGAAGTCGACCCGACGTTCGAGCACGGGATCATCGTCGACCGAGGATCGGTGACCCTGGCCGATGTCGATCTAGGCGCTGCCGAACTGGGTTATGTCGAACCCGGTGAACACGAACTGCACCTGCACAATTCGATGCAGGAGCCGGTTCGGTTCCTGCTACTGGGCGGTCCGCCGTTCGGCGAGCAGATCGTGATGTGGTGGAACTTCGTCGGCCGCAGCCACGAAGACGTCGTCGAGTATCGAGCGGCCTACGAGGCCGAGAACGGTCAGTTCGGCACCGTCGAGGGCTATCCCGGGCCGCGGCTCCATGCGCCCGAACTTCCGAACGCCCGCATGAAACCTCGCGGCTGA
- a CDS encoding ribonuclease H family protein, translating to MIIVSTDGSCLRNPGGAIGWAWVNHTGPSNSGGEPSGTNQVAELRALLEAVLAHPGPEPLLIESDSQYAIKCASEWLAGWKRKGWKTASGTPVRNLELVQNIERAITDREGPVRFRWVRGHVGNHFNEAADALAGEAARAIAAAGANAGSKPAVTAPAVTAPAVTKPAVTKPAEDEPAEAVPAVTQRRKSAAPRSSEPEIATLF from the coding sequence GTGATCATCGTGAGTACGGACGGCTCGTGTCTGCGTAACCCCGGCGGAGCAATCGGGTGGGCGTGGGTCAACCACACGGGGCCGAGCAACTCCGGTGGTGAGCCCTCGGGCACCAACCAGGTAGCCGAGCTCCGTGCCCTGCTCGAGGCAGTGCTGGCCCACCCCGGGCCCGAACCGCTGTTGATCGAGTCCGATTCTCAGTACGCAATCAAGTGTGCGTCCGAGTGGCTCGCCGGCTGGAAGCGCAAGGGTTGGAAGACGGCGAGCGGCACTCCGGTACGCAACCTCGAGCTCGTGCAGAACATCGAGCGGGCCATCACCGATCGTGAAGGACCCGTCCGGTTCCGGTGGGTCCGTGGACACGTCGGCAATCACTTCAACGAAGCAGCCGACGCCTTGGCAGGCGAAGCTGCCAGGGCAATCGCAGCAGCGGGAGCCAACGCCGGGTCCAAGCCGGCCGTGACCGCACCGGCCGTGACCGCACCGGCCGTGACCAAGCCTGCCGTGACCAAGCCTGCCGAGGACGAGCCTGCCGAGGCCGTGCCCGCTGTGACCCAGCGCCGCAAGAGCGCAGCTCCGCGGTCGTCGGAGCCGGAGATCGCGACGCTGTTCTGA
- a CDS encoding MFS transporter, with product MTRSRAASFVGVAFAFVVAMMGTTMPTPLYALYEFEFGFSVFVVTLVFAAYAVGVLGALLAFGRWSDSLGRRPMLLAAIAFGLVSAVVFVTADSLTALVIGRVLSGVSAGIFVGTATVTLLELVPESWRDRAPAIATAANIGGLGLGPLVAGLLVEYLPQPLRLTFFVDIALLLVAAVAVYFAPETVRVVAGARPHVQRLSVPVEVRGTFLRAAVGGFAGFAVLGLFTAVSPGFIAGVLGIDNHAITGVVVFAVFAASATAQITLRAADPTSAQRWGCLVLVFGLALLAASLLLTSLVVLVCAALLCGIGQGVTFSNGMAAIGAQLPPHRRAEVTSTFFVVLYVAISVPVIGAGAAATEWGLVTAGLVFSALIAALAAVAFVLLTVDGRRATGTGTS from the coding sequence GTGACTCGATCGAGGGCAGCATCGTTCGTCGGGGTCGCATTCGCGTTCGTCGTCGCGATGATGGGCACGACGATGCCGACGCCGCTCTACGCGTTGTACGAGTTCGAATTCGGGTTCTCGGTATTCGTCGTCACGTTGGTGTTCGCCGCGTACGCAGTGGGCGTGCTCGGGGCACTGTTGGCCTTCGGTCGCTGGTCCGATTCGCTCGGTCGACGTCCGATGTTGTTGGCGGCGATCGCTTTCGGTCTCGTCAGTGCCGTGGTGTTCGTGACCGCGGACTCATTGACGGCCCTGGTGATCGGGCGCGTGTTGTCCGGTGTCTCGGCCGGGATCTTCGTGGGTACCGCCACGGTGACCCTGCTCGAACTGGTTCCCGAATCGTGGCGTGATCGGGCTCCGGCGATCGCCACGGCCGCCAATATCGGAGGTCTGGGTCTCGGGCCGCTGGTGGCAGGTCTGTTGGTGGAATACCTGCCGCAGCCCTTGCGGCTGACGTTCTTCGTCGACATCGCGCTGCTTCTCGTGGCGGCAGTTGCTGTGTACTTCGCGCCCGAAACCGTCCGAGTCGTCGCCGGTGCGCGTCCGCACGTGCAGCGTCTGTCCGTTCCGGTGGAGGTGCGCGGCACGTTCTTGCGCGCTGCGGTGGGCGGTTTCGCAGGGTTCGCGGTACTGGGGTTGTTCACCGCCGTCTCACCGGGATTCATCGCCGGTGTGCTGGGGATCGACAATCACGCGATCACAGGTGTGGTGGTGTTCGCCGTCTTCGCCGCGTCCGCGACCGCCCAGATCACGCTGCGCGCAGCCGATCCCACCTCGGCTCAGCGCTGGGGATGCCTGGTCTTGGTGTTCGGTCTGGCGCTGCTTGCCGCGTCGTTGCTACTGACGTCTCTGGTCGTGTTGGTGTGCGCGGCGCTGCTCTGCGGAATCGGGCAGGGCGTGACGTTCAGCAACGGGATGGCCGCGATCGGTGCGCAGCTTCCGCCGCACCGGCGCGCCGAAGTGACCTCCACCTTCTTCGTCGTGCTCTACGTGGCGATTTCGGTCCCGGTGATCGGTGCCGGGGCTGCGGCGACGGAGTGGGGCCTGGTGACTGCGGGGCTGGTGTTCTCGGCGCTGATCGCGGCGCTGGCAGCGGTGGCGTTCGTGCTGCTCACCGTCGACGGCCGAAGGGCCACGGGTACCGGCACGTCGTGA